CCCTGTGTTCGCACGTGGCGGCGGCGCTGGCGGATGCGGGCCACCGGGTGCTGCTGTTGGATCTGGATCCGCAGGCGCATGCGTCGCTGGTGCTGGGCCTGGAGTCGCGGGAAGGCCCGTGCGTGGCGGACGCGTTCGGGCCTCGGCCGAAGTACAAGCTGGATGAGATCGTGGTGGCGTCGCCGAAGCGGCAGGGGTTGTTCATTGCGCCGGGGGCTCCGCGCATGGCGGCGCTGGAGCGCGAGCTGTTCGGCTGGGGTCACCGGCTCCAGGCGATTCCGCGCGCGCTGAAGACGCTGTCGTGGACGCCGGACGTCATCATCGTGGACACGCCGCCGAGCATCGGTGCGTTCACGGAGGCCGTGCTGTGCTTCGCGGACGTGGTGGTGGCGCCGGTGCCCACGGGCGCGTTCGCGCTGCAGGGGCTGGGTGAGATTGAGACCGCGTGGCGCGACGTGCGCGAAGAGGGCGGCCAGCTGGTGGCCGCGGTGAACCTGTGGGACCGGCGCACGCCCGCGACCAACGTCGCGATGGAGGAGGCGCTGAAGGACGTGACGGTGCCGGTGCTGAAGGCCCGCGTTCCGCGCTCGGAGGCCATCAACCAGGCGGGGCTGGGCTACGAGGTGGTGTTCGACGTGAGCCCGAACGCGGCGGGCGCGGAGGAGCTGCGCGCCATGGCCCGTGAGCTGGCGAAGCTCGCGGGCCTGCGCTGACGCGCGGAGCGCATTGATCCGTTCAGCCCATGGTGCCGACCTGCAGGGGCCCGGCGCGCCGGTAGGTGAGCATCGCCACCCCCTTGGGCGTGATTTGAGACGCGACGAGCTGCAGTGTTCGGGGCTGCGTTCCCGTTCCGAAGAGGCGCCGGCCGCTGCCAATCGTCACAGGGATGATGTGCAGGTGCATCACGTCCACCAGGTCATGCGCCAGAAGGGTCTGCAGCAGGCCGCCACTGCCATGCACCTGAAGCTCGCGGCCGGGTGAGGCCTTGAGACGGCGCACCTCCTCCGCCGTGTCTCCCTCCAATAGCTTTGAATTCGCCCACTCCACTCGGCGCAGGGTGGTGGATGCCACGTACTTGGGCAGCGTGTTGAGCGGCCCGGCGATGGGGTCGTTCGGCGCCGTCATGTGCGGCCAGTAGCTGGAGAAGATGTCGTACGTCCCGCGCCCGAGCAGGAACGCGTCCGCCCGGCTGAAGATGTCCACGACGTGCGCGCCGAAGTCGTCGCTGAAATGGGGCTTCACCCAGCCGCCGAAGGCGAAGCCGCCGCTCCTGTCCTCGTCCGGACCTCCTGGGGCCTGAACCACTCCGTCCAGCGTCACGAACTCCGTCACCGTCAGTTCCATGGTCGCATCCGTCCCTTCCGGGCCATCCATTCGCCCGTTCAAATTGGCGACGAATGACCCGGGCGCGGATCGACATGCCTGCGTTTTCCGTTGTCATGGGCGGACGGGCAGGCGCTGGCTCAGGGCCTGGGCAGGCCGGGACCGAGCGCCGAGCGCACGTTGGCGTCGGTGAAGCTCGTGCCCCAGACGGCGTTGAGCTCCTGGGCGATGAAGGCGGCGCCCGGCTGGAGCGCTCCCAGCGTGGGCTCGAACATCAGCA
This DNA window, taken from Corallococcus coralloides DSM 2259, encodes the following:
- a CDS encoding dihydrofolate reductase family protein, encoding MELTVTEFVTLDGVVQAPGGPDEDRSGGFAFGGWVKPHFSDDFGAHVVDIFSRADAFLLGRGTYDIFSSYWPHMTAPNDPIAGPLNTLPKYVASTTLRRVEWANSKLLEGDTAEEVRRLKASPGRELQVHGSGGLLQTLLAHDLVDVMHLHIIPVTIGSGRRLFGTGTQPRTLQLVASQITPKGVAMLTYRRAGPLQVGTMG